The following are encoded in a window of Sphaerisporangium siamense genomic DNA:
- a CDS encoding ArsR/SmtB family transcription factor, with amino-acid sequence MDEVFKALADPSRRRLLDGLNARNGQTLRELCAGLDMTRQAVSKHLAVLQEANLVTTVWRGREKLHYLNAAPINAVAERWIDRYDRHRVHALADLKKALEQEPMSKPEFVYTTYINTTPERLWQALTEPAFTRRYWGVTFESEWKTGSAVVWRESGVTMADPEQVVLESDPYRRLSYTWHTFTPEFAKAHDVAEEMFGTWASERRSKVTFDIEPVDGMVKLTVVHDGFDPGSKVLEGVSQGWPRILADLKTLLETERTPPAPEKEAASQGG; translated from the coding sequence ATGGACGAGGTGTTCAAGGCGCTGGCCGACCCCAGCCGGCGGCGGTTGCTGGACGGCCTGAACGCGCGCAACGGCCAGACGCTGCGGGAGCTCTGCGCGGGCCTGGACATGACCCGGCAGGCCGTCAGCAAGCATCTGGCCGTGCTGCAGGAGGCGAACCTCGTGACCACGGTGTGGCGGGGGCGGGAGAAGCTGCACTACCTCAACGCGGCGCCCATCAACGCCGTGGCCGAGCGCTGGATCGACCGGTACGACCGCCACCGCGTGCACGCGCTCGCCGACCTGAAGAAGGCATTGGAGCAGGAGCCGATGAGCAAGCCCGAGTTCGTCTACACGACCTACATCAACACCACGCCCGAGCGCCTCTGGCAGGCGCTGACCGAGCCCGCCTTCACCCGGCGGTACTGGGGGGTGACCTTCGAGTCCGAATGGAAGACCGGATCCGCGGTGGTCTGGCGGGAGTCCGGCGTCACGATGGCCGATCCCGAACAAGTCGTCCTGGAGTCGGACCCCTACCGGCGCCTGTCCTACACCTGGCACACCTTCACGCCGGAGTTCGCCAAGGCGCACGACGTGGCGGAGGAGATGTTCGGCACGTGGGCGTCCGAGCGGCGCTCCAAGGTCACGTTCGACATCGAGCCGGTCGACGGGATGGTCAAGCTGACCGTCGTCCACGACGGGTTCGACCCCGGGAGCAAGGTGCTCGAAGGGGTGTCGCAGGGCTGGCCGCGCATCCTCGCCGACCTCAAGACCCTGCTGGAGACCGAACGGACGCCGCCGGCCCCGGAGAAGGAGGCGGCGTCTCAGGGCGGATGA
- a CDS encoding (Fe-S)-binding protein yields MRVGLFVTCVNDTLFPETGKAVVTLLRRLGCAVEFPEGQTCCGQMHVNTGYRDEGLRLARRFLEVFAGYDAVVVPSGSCAAMVREQYPKLAAGMGAARPGAFAGAHRGRTRFAEAVAAVTPRVYDLSEFLVDVLGRTDVGAYFPHRVTYHPTCHSLRGLRVGDRPTRLLRAVRGLELVPLPAADECCGFGGTFAVKNAAVSAAMCADKVAGVEATGAEVLCAADNSCLMHIGGTLSRLRTGVRVMHLAEILAATEEDR; encoded by the coding sequence GTGCGGGTCGGGTTGTTCGTGACCTGTGTGAACGACACCTTGTTCCCCGAGACGGGGAAGGCGGTCGTGACGCTTCTGCGGCGGCTCGGGTGCGCGGTGGAGTTCCCCGAGGGGCAGACGTGCTGCGGGCAGATGCACGTGAACACCGGGTACCGCGACGAGGGCCTGCGGCTGGCGCGCCGCTTCCTGGAGGTCTTCGCGGGGTACGACGCCGTGGTGGTCCCGTCCGGGTCGTGCGCGGCCATGGTGCGCGAGCAGTACCCGAAGCTCGCGGCGGGCATGGGCGCGGCGCGGCCGGGCGCCTTCGCGGGCGCGCACCGCGGACGCACGCGGTTCGCCGAGGCGGTGGCCGCGGTGACGCCCCGGGTGTACGACCTCTCGGAGTTCCTCGTGGACGTCCTCGGCCGCACCGACGTAGGCGCATATTTCCCGCACCGGGTGACATATCACCCGACGTGCCACTCGCTGCGCGGCCTGCGCGTCGGCGACCGCCCCACCCGGCTCCTGCGGGCCGTGCGCGGCCTCGAACTCGTCCCCCTCCCCGCCGCCGACGAGTGCTGCGGCTTCGGCGGCACGTTCGCCGTCAAGAACGCGGCCGTCTCCGCGGCGATGTGCGCGGACAAGGTCGCCGGCGTCGAGGCCACGGGCGCGGAGGTCCTGTGCGCGGCCGACAACTCCTGCCTCATGCACATCGGCGGCACGCTGAGCCGGCTGCGCACCGGCGTGCGGGTGATGCACCTGGCCGAGATCCTCGCCGCGACGGAGGAGGACCGGTGA
- a CDS encoding LutB/LldF family L-lactate oxidation iron-sulfur protein: MSGTFLGMPAFPRNAEKALLNSQLRFNLRNATHTIRARRAAVVDELPDWERLRAAGKAIKDDALRNLDRYLVQAEEAVTRAGGHVHWAADAAEAGRLVADLVRATGETEVVKVKSMATQEIGLNEILRDAGIVAAETDLAELIVQLGDDLPSHILVPAIHRNRAEIREIFRERMADWGRPAPPDLTDDPAALAEAARRHLRERFLTAEVGISGANFLIAETGTLVVLESEGNGRMCLTLPRTLISVVGIEKVLPTWRDLEVFLQLLPRSSTGERMNPYTSTWTGAAEGQEFHLILLDNGRTNALADEIGRQALRCIRCSACLNVCPVYERVGGHAYGSVYPGPIGAILTPLLRGTATDLDASLPYASSLCGACYDVCPVAIDIPEVLVHLRAKGPHPPAERLGMKAVGWTLNRPARLRLAQRAASRLRRLVPRRRLPGPGAAWTDTRDVPAVPEESFRAWWRRTEGREGGAR, encoded by the coding sequence GTGAGCGGCACGTTCCTCGGGATGCCCGCGTTCCCGCGCAACGCCGAGAAGGCCCTGCTGAACTCGCAACTGCGGTTCAACCTCCGCAACGCCACCCACACCATCCGGGCCCGCCGGGCCGCCGTCGTCGACGAGCTCCCCGACTGGGAGCGGCTCCGCGCGGCCGGCAAGGCGATCAAGGACGACGCGCTGCGCAACCTCGACCGCTACCTGGTGCAGGCGGAGGAGGCCGTGACCAGGGCGGGCGGCCACGTCCACTGGGCCGCCGACGCCGCCGAGGCGGGCCGGCTCGTCGCCGACCTGGTCAGGGCGACCGGCGAGACCGAGGTGGTGAAGGTCAAGTCGATGGCCACCCAGGAGATCGGCCTCAACGAGATCCTGAGGGACGCGGGCATCGTCGCCGCCGAGACCGACCTCGCCGAACTGATCGTGCAGCTCGGCGACGACCTGCCTTCGCACATCCTCGTGCCCGCGATCCACAGGAACCGCGCGGAGATCCGCGAGATCTTCCGGGAGCGCATGGCCGACTGGGGCCGGCCCGCGCCGCCGGACCTGACCGACGATCCCGCCGCGCTGGCCGAGGCCGCCCGCCGCCACCTGCGCGAGCGGTTCCTGACGGCCGAGGTCGGCATCTCGGGGGCGAACTTCCTGATCGCCGAGACCGGCACGCTGGTGGTGCTGGAGTCGGAGGGCAACGGCCGCATGTGCCTGACGCTGCCCCGCACGCTGATCAGCGTGGTCGGCATCGAGAAGGTGCTGCCCACCTGGCGCGACCTGGAGGTGTTCCTCCAGCTCCTGCCGAGGAGCTCCACGGGGGAGCGGATGAACCCCTACACCTCCACCTGGACGGGCGCGGCCGAGGGCCAGGAGTTCCACCTGATCCTGCTGGACAACGGCCGGACGAACGCGCTGGCCGACGAGATCGGGCGCCAGGCCCTGCGCTGCATCCGCTGCTCGGCGTGCCTCAACGTCTGCCCGGTGTACGAGCGGGTCGGCGGGCACGCGTACGGCTCGGTCTATCCGGGGCCGATCGGGGCGATCCTCACCCCGCTGCTGCGCGGCACGGCGACCGACCTCGACGCCTCCCTGCCGTACGCCTCCAGCCTGTGCGGCGCCTGCTACGACGTGTGCCCGGTCGCCATCGACATCCCCGAGGTGCTCGTCCACCTGCGCGCCAAGGGGCCGCATCCCCCGGCGGAGCGGCTCGGCATGAAGGCCGTGGGCTGGACGCTGAACCGCCCGGCCCGGCTGCGGCTGGCCCAGCGCGCCGCCTCGCGCCTGCGCCGGCTCGTACCCAGGCGGCGCCTGCCCGGCCCCGGCGCGGCCTGGACGGACACCCGGGACGTCCCGGCCGTCCCCGAGGAGTCGTTCCGCGCGTGGTGGCGGCGGACCGAGGGACGCGAAGGAGGGGCCCGGTGA
- a CDS encoding LutC/YkgG family protein, whose amino-acid sequence MSSRERILARVRAAVAGAPPVRVERDHRTAGHGPGDAGLFAERVRDYRAAVHVVPADQVADAVARALAERGARRVVVPDGLPEEWLPAGLERLRDDPPLGAAALDAADGVITGCAVAIAETGTIVLDTGPGQGRRALTLVPDYHLCVVPAARIVPAVPDAVARLDPSRPLTWISGPSATSDIELNRVEGVHGPRTLDVVVAAG is encoded by the coding sequence GTGAGTTCGCGGGAGCGGATCCTGGCGCGCGTCCGCGCGGCCGTGGCGGGCGCGCCGCCCGTGCGGGTCGAGCGCGACCACCGCACGGCCGGTCACGGGCCCGGGGACGCCGGGCTGTTCGCCGAGCGGGTCCGCGACTACCGGGCCGCGGTCCACGTCGTCCCCGCCGATCAGGTGGCGGACGCGGTCGCCCGCGCGCTGGCGGAGCGCGGGGCGCGGCGGGTGGTCGTCCCCGACGGTCTTCCCGAGGAGTGGCTGCCCGCGGGACTGGAGCGGCTGCGGGACGACCCGCCGCTCGGCGCGGCGGCGCTGGACGCGGCGGACGGGGTGATCACCGGCTGCGCGGTCGCCATCGCGGAGACGGGCACGATCGTCCTGGACACCGGCCCGGGCCAGGGCCGCAGGGCGCTCACCCTGGTTCCGGACTACCACCTGTGCGTGGTCCCGGCCGCGCGGATCGTCCCCGCCGTCCCCGACGCGGTGGCCCGCCTCGACCCGTCCCGTCCCCTGACGTGGATCAGCGGTCCGTCCGCGACCAGCGACATCGAGTTGAACCGGGTCGAGGGGGTTCACGGCCCGCGCACGCTCGACGTCGTGGTCGCCGCCGGCTGA
- a CDS encoding winged helix-turn-helix domain-containing protein, translating into MTTGGGAHPRHDLDQLIHTPVRLSVMAALATAEKVEFRFLRDTIEVSDSLLSKHMLVLEEAGYVKVEKAFISKKPGTWLSLTPAGRAAFQEYVTVLERIMKGSPHA; encoded by the coding sequence GTGACGACGGGAGGCGGAGCGCACCCTCGGCACGACCTCGACCAGCTCATCCACACCCCGGTACGCCTGTCGGTCATGGCGGCGCTGGCCACCGCCGAGAAGGTCGAGTTCCGCTTCCTGCGCGACACCATCGAGGTCAGCGACTCCCTGCTGTCCAAGCACATGCTGGTCCTCGAAGAGGCGGGCTACGTCAAGGTCGAGAAGGCCTTCATCAGCAAGAAGCCCGGCACCTGGCTCTCGCTCACCCCGGCGGGACGCGCCGCGTTCCAGGAGTACGTCACGGTGCTGGAAAGGATCATGAAGGGATCCCCTCATGCTTGA
- a CDS encoding ABC transporter ATP-binding protein — protein sequence MLEIDGLRKRYGDVVALDGVSLTVTPGQMFGFVGANGAGKTTTMRIVMGVLSSDGGEVRWKGAKVGHDTRRRFGYMPEERGLYAKMRVAEQIEYFGKLGGMSPEAARRSAGDLIERLNLTERRGDDVDSLSLGNQQRVQLAVALIHDPELLVLDEPFSGLDPIAVDALAGVLAERKAAGVPVVFSSHQLDLVERLCDSVGIIKAGRLIAGGTVAELRARESRKLLRVVVTGAAPGWTDRLPGEIVSKTDRPRHGAPDAYGDDRYDEVVLMPTDDQEALRVAVQAGRVQHFAWQQPSLAEIFREVVA from the coding sequence ATGCTTGAGATCGACGGGTTGAGAAAACGGTACGGCGACGTCGTCGCGCTCGACGGCGTCAGCCTGACCGTCACCCCCGGCCAGATGTTCGGCTTCGTCGGCGCCAACGGCGCGGGCAAGACCACCACGATGCGCATCGTGATGGGCGTGCTGAGCAGCGACGGCGGCGAGGTCCGGTGGAAGGGGGCCAAGGTCGGCCACGACACCCGCCGCCGGTTCGGCTACATGCCGGAGGAGCGCGGGCTGTACGCCAAGATGCGGGTCGCCGAGCAGATCGAGTACTTCGGCAAGCTCGGCGGCATGAGCCCCGAGGCCGCCAGGCGGTCGGCGGGCGACCTCATCGAGCGGCTGAACCTGACCGAGCGGCGCGGCGACGACGTCGACAGCCTGTCCCTGGGCAACCAGCAGCGCGTCCAGCTCGCCGTGGCGCTCATCCACGACCCCGAGCTGCTCGTCCTCGACGAGCCGTTCTCCGGCCTCGACCCGATCGCCGTCGACGCGCTGGCGGGCGTCCTCGCCGAGCGCAAGGCGGCCGGCGTGCCGGTCGTGTTCTCCAGCCACCAGCTCGACCTGGTCGAGCGCCTGTGCGACTCGGTCGGCATCATCAAGGCCGGCCGCCTGATCGCCGGAGGGACGGTCGCGGAACTGCGGGCACGGGAGTCCCGCAAGCTCCTGCGCGTCGTCGTCACCGGCGCCGCCCCCGGCTGGACCGACCGGCTGCCCGGCGAGATCGTCAGCAAGACCGACCGCCCGCGGCACGGCGCGCCGGACGCGTACGGGGACGACCGCTACGACGAGGTGGTCCTCATGCCCACCGACGACCAGGAGGCCCTGCGCGTCGCCGTCCAGGCCGGCCGTGTCCAGCACTTCGCCTGGCAGCAGCCCTCGCTGGCCGAGATCTTCCGTGAGGTGGTCGCGTGA